The proteins below come from a single Acanthopagrus latus isolate v.2019 chromosome 4, fAcaLat1.1, whole genome shotgun sequence genomic window:
- the LOC119018062 gene encoding UDP-glucuronosyltransferase 2C1-like isoform X2, whose protein sequence is MRLICCCSALLLLVLVPRACQAGNILVFPAEGSHWINMDILLQALHARGHQITIIRSSKSWYIKEEASYYDSYTIQVERTLDQKFITELVTEAIKFERGALPLMSFLQMTVGMFGTFVEAHESVSDFVTAMLDDQDLMRKLNDSKFDLVLADPCWGGGVILAKYLNLPLVYNVRWLIAVEAHLAIAPSPISFIPITGSGNTDKMSFFQRVKNVLLYTVSQTQNYMVAKQVYQKISDKYLEPGIDFNQLMLEADLWLMRVDFVFEFPRPTMPNVVYMGGFQCKPAEPLPEHLEEFVQSSGEHGVILMSMGTFVSELPADLTNEMAAAFARLPQKVIWRHTGDRPASLGNNTLLVDWMPQNDLLGHPKTKLFVAHGGTNGVQEALYHGVPVVGLPLFFDQYDNLLRLKERGGAKILSITTVDKDDNFLKAIQEVLNEPSYRMNMQRLSRLHRDTPMKPIDSALFWIEFVMRHKGAAHLRPASYRLPWYSYHSVDVVLFLAGAVLLVLCTILLLIRCLYTTMCKRKAKRD, encoded by the coding sequence ATGAggctgatctgctgctgcagtgctttgCTGCTGCTCGTCCTCGTCCCCAGAGCCTGTCAAGCTGGCAACATCTTGGTGTTTCCTGCCGAAGGCAGTCACTGGATAAACATGGATATCCTACTTCAAGCTTTGCACGCGAGAGGACACCAGATAACTATTATACGGTCCAGCAAAAGTTGGTACATTAAGGAAGAAGCCTCTTATTACGATTCCTATACCATTCAAGTGGAGAGGACCCTAGATCAGAAGTTCATCACAGAACTCGTAACTGAGGCCATTAAATTTGAAAGGGGTGCTCTTCCTTTGATGAGTTTTCTCCAGATGACTGTAGGAATGTTCGGCACATTTGTCGAGGCACATGAGAGTGTGAGTGACTTTGTGACAGCGATGCTTGATGACCAAGACTTGATGAGAAAACTAAATGACAGCAAGTTTGACCTGGTGCTCGCCGACCCCTGCTGGGGTGGAGGAGTCATTCTGGCCAAATATTTGAATCTTCCTTTGGTCTATAATGTTCGCTGGCTAATTGCTGTAGAGGCTCATCTCGCTATTGCCCCTTCACCCATTTCATTTATTCCTATAACAGGATCTGGCAACACTGATAAGATGTCCTTTTTCCAGagagttaaaaatgtgttgttgtacACTGTAAGtcaaacacaaaattacatggTAGCTAAGCAAGTGTACCAGAAAATATCTGACAAATACCTAGAGCCTGGTATTGACTTTAACCAGTTAATGCTGGAAGCAGACCTGTGGCTCATGAGAGTggactttgtgtttgagttCCCTCGTCCCACCATGCCTAATGTTGTGTACATGGGAGGGTTCCAGTGTAAACCTGCTGAACCTTTACCTGAACACCTGGAGGAGTTTGTGCAGAGTTCAGGAGAACATGGAGTCATCCTCATGTCCATGGGGACTTTTGTGAGTGAACTTCCTGCTGACTTGACAAATGAGATGGCTGCAGCTTTTGCCAGATTACCTCAGAAAGTCATCTGGAGGCATACAGGTGACAGACCAGCCAGTCTGGGCAACAACACTTTACTAGTCGACTGGATGCCACAGAATGATCTTTTAGgacatccaaaaacaaaactatttgtGGCCCATGGAGGAACAAATGGTGTTCAAGAAGCTCTTTATCACGGAGTCCCAGTTGTGGGTCTGCCCTTGTTTTTTGACCAGTACGACAACCTGCTGCGcctgaaagaaagaggaggagctaAGATTCTATCCATCACTACAGTGGACAAAGACGACAACTTCCTGAAGGCCATACAGGAAGTCCTGAATGAGCCCTCGTACAGGATGAACATGCAGAGACTGTCCaggctgcacagagacacaccgATGAAGCCGATAGATTCCGCCCTCTTCTGGATAGAGTTCGTCATGAGACACAAAGGTGCAGCTCACCTGAGACCGGCGTCCTACAGGCTGCCCTGGTATTCCTACCACTCTGTGGATGTAGTTCTGTTCCTGGCCGGAGCTGTGCTGCTCGTGCTTTGTACCATTTTGCTCTTGATCAGGTGTTTATACACTACAATGTGTAAACGTAAAGCCAAACGTGACTAA
- the LOC119018062 gene encoding UDP-glucuronosyltransferase 2C1-like isoform X1, with translation MVLHSEEALTGDTAAEQGGVPFPYPLTEGRLDMRLICCCSALLLLVLVPRACQAGNILVFPAEGSHWINMDILLQALHARGHQITIIRSSKSWYIKEEASYYDSYTIQVERTLDQKFITELVTEAIKFERGALPLMSFLQMTVGMFGTFVEAHESVSDFVTAMLDDQDLMRKLNDSKFDLVLADPCWGGGVILAKYLNLPLVYNVRWLIAVEAHLAIAPSPISFIPITGSGNTDKMSFFQRVKNVLLYTVSQTQNYMVAKQVYQKISDKYLEPGIDFNQLMLEADLWLMRVDFVFEFPRPTMPNVVYMGGFQCKPAEPLPEHLEEFVQSSGEHGVILMSMGTFVSELPADLTNEMAAAFARLPQKVIWRHTGDRPASLGNNTLLVDWMPQNDLLGHPKTKLFVAHGGTNGVQEALYHGVPVVGLPLFFDQYDNLLRLKERGGAKILSITTVDKDDNFLKAIQEVLNEPSYRMNMQRLSRLHRDTPMKPIDSALFWIEFVMRHKGAAHLRPASYRLPWYSYHSVDVVLFLAGAVLLVLCTILLLIRCLYTTMCKRKAKRD, from the exons ATGGTGCTGCACTCAGAAGAAGCTTTAActggagacactgcagctgaacagg GTGGTGTGCCATTTCCTTATCCACTCACTGAGGGCAGACTAGAT ATGAggctgatctgctgctgcagtgctttgCTGCTGCTCGTCCTCGTCCCCAGAGCCTGTCAAGCTGGCAACATCTTGGTGTTTCCTGCCGAAGGCAGTCACTGGATAAACATGGATATCCTACTTCAAGCTTTGCACGCGAGAGGACACCAGATAACTATTATACGGTCCAGCAAAAGTTGGTACATTAAGGAAGAAGCCTCTTATTACGATTCCTATACCATTCAAGTGGAGAGGACCCTAGATCAGAAGTTCATCACAGAACTCGTAACTGAGGCCATTAAATTTGAAAGGGGTGCTCTTCCTTTGATGAGTTTTCTCCAGATGACTGTAGGAATGTTCGGCACATTTGTCGAGGCACATGAGAGTGTGAGTGACTTTGTGACAGCGATGCTTGATGACCAAGACTTGATGAGAAAACTAAATGACAGCAAGTTTGACCTGGTGCTCGCCGACCCCTGCTGGGGTGGAGGAGTCATTCTGGCCAAATATTTGAATCTTCCTTTGGTCTATAATGTTCGCTGGCTAATTGCTGTAGAGGCTCATCTCGCTATTGCCCCTTCACCCATTTCATTTATTCCTATAACAGGATCTGGCAACACTGATAAGATGTCCTTTTTCCAGagagttaaaaatgtgttgttgtacACTGTAAGtcaaacacaaaattacatggTAGCTAAGCAAGTGTACCAGAAAATATCTGACAAATACCTAGAGCCTGGTATTGACTTTAACCAGTTAATGCTGGAAGCAGACCTGTGGCTCATGAGAGTggactttgtgtttgagttCCCTCGTCCCACCATGCCTAATGTTGTGTACATGGGAGGGTTCCAGTGTAAACCTGCTGAACCTTTACCTGAACACCTGGAGGAGTTTGTGCAGAGTTCAGGAGAACATGGAGTCATCCTCATGTCCATGGGGACTTTTGTGAGTGAACTTCCTGCTGACTTGACAAATGAGATGGCTGCAGCTTTTGCCAGATTACCTCAGAAAGTCATCTGGAGGCATACAGGTGACAGACCAGCCAGTCTGGGCAACAACACTTTACTAGTCGACTGGATGCCACAGAATGATCTTTTAGgacatccaaaaacaaaactatttgtGGCCCATGGAGGAACAAATGGTGTTCAAGAAGCTCTTTATCACGGAGTCCCAGTTGTGGGTCTGCCCTTGTTTTTTGACCAGTACGACAACCTGCTGCGcctgaaagaaagaggaggagctaAGATTCTATCCATCACTACAGTGGACAAAGACGACAACTTCCTGAAGGCCATACAGGAAGTCCTGAATGAGCCCTCGTACAGGATGAACATGCAGAGACTGTCCaggctgcacagagacacaccgATGAAGCCGATAGATTCCGCCCTCTTCTGGATAGAGTTCGTCATGAGACACAAAGGTGCAGCTCACCTGAGACCGGCGTCCTACAGGCTGCCCTGGTATTCCTACCACTCTGTGGATGTAGTTCTGTTCCTGGCCGGAGCTGTGCTGCTCGTGCTTTGTACCATTTTGCTCTTGATCAGGTGTTTATACACTACAATGTGTAAACGTAAAGCCAAACGTGACTAA